In one Coccinella septempunctata chromosome 6, icCocSept1.1, whole genome shotgun sequence genomic region, the following are encoded:
- the LOC123315296 gene encoding uncharacterized protein LOC123315296, which produces METKKGGEEKNNEITRRIHAEMDMIASKEQSEQNQNVSSSSEAHSDSPSYKPSCSEISSSSECETPPDYGIDIYTPPSQGNIDEVQEMSTQGCNDEFLISSTSGTNMIRNDFNESNNDVENDENGSSPACEIERNISSTSNDANGGNSNKSDVIITHQHIITSGNSTKRGKRLKNHCYYCETDVSNFARHVYNNHSTELEVIEIQASEGSERRRLLAKLRNKGNFLKGANNCPKRVRKSIYPSAGVLPCDNCLGFFSTKLLYRHRKKCSGRGARAQSDGQSKLVNIRVDEKLRKEVFPRMRADKISLEAKSDKLICSFGARYLRIHRDQHFAVVTSRKMRELSKILIELKKMEPGIKSLFQALRPEHFDLFVKAAQIISRYDPETEEYGAPSLAMNIVNSLKQCCDIAINFVLKRNPIIGTVPAAEAEAQLKTMIHLFETNWRYQISSQAANNLNLNKWNKISIVPLASDLRIMKDYLAQSAQKSSAKIQLMETDISAYNDLVEITYCQVLLLNRKRPGELQRMQLHTYLNCGNTQGQYEEFQKIMSPLESILLSKMKRVVTRGKRGRGVPVLFTTDVQKNLQLLIDKRPNMVPKENPFLFAKAKCKSELSGYKVLSKYAHTCGAKNPKAITATRLRKHLATLMQIFNMTDGDIEQLASFMGHTTGTHRGSYRLPDDVYQTAKLSKLLLLMEKGEANQYKGKSLDEIEINMEENLLDGQHDNEDDMEENEEEGDESIIESINTGEKKDDNDINDSVGTSNKKKKDSEQVVPKKKRRILIPWTEKQKKLTRAFFAKHIRNSTPPKRHECEELIEANPGVFSNKTWLKMKVFVQNEYTKKKT; this is translated from the exons ATGGAAACGAAAAAAGgaggtgaagaaaaaaataatgaaattacgAGAAGAATTCACGCGGAAATGGATATGATAGCGAGCAAAGAGCAGTCTGAACAAAATCAAAAT gtatcaTCTTCAAGTGAAGCTCATTCTGATTCCCCTTCTTACAAACCTTCCTGCTCAGAG ATTTCTTCTTCATCGGAATGCGAGACTCCTCCCGATTATGGTATtgat atatatacacCACCATCTCAAGGCAATATCGATGAAGTTCAAGAAATGTCAACACAAGGCTGCAACGATGAATTCCTCATATCATCTACTTCCGGGACCAATATGATTAGAAATGATTTTAATGAATCAAATAATGATGTTGAAAATGATGAGAATGGTTCATCACCTGCCTGTGAAATAGAAAGAAATATATCATCAACCTCGAATGATGCTAATGGGGGTAACTCAAATAAATCGGACGTAATCATTACCCATCAGCATATTATAACTTCAGGAAATTCAACTAAAAGAGGGAAAAGATTAAAAAATCATTGTTATTATTGTGAAACGGATGTTTCAAATTTTGCAAGACATGTGTACAATAATCACTCGACGGAATTGGAAGTTATAGAAATACAAGCAAGCGAGGGTTCCGAAAGGAGACGTTTATTAGCCAAATTAAGGAATAAAGGTAACTTTCTCAAGGGAGCAAACAATTGTCCGAAAAGAGTTCGCAAGTCGATATACCCAAGTGCTGGAGTATTACCTTGTGATAATTGTCTTGGGTTTTTCTCTACGAAATTATTATATAGACATAGAAAAAAATGTAGTGGACGAGGTGCCAGAGCTCAGAGTGATGGCCAAAGCAAATTAGTTAATATCAGAGTCGATGAAAAATTGAGGAAGGAGGTATTTCCACGTATGCGAGCAGACAAAATTTCCTTGGAAGCGAAATCTGATAAGCTGATTTGTTCATTTGGTGCTCGATATTTGAGGATCCATAGAGATCAACACTTTGCGGTGGTAACTTCACGAAAAATGCGAGAGTTATCTAAAATACTCATcgagttgaaaaaaatggaacCAGGAATTAAATCGCTTTTTCAAGCACTTAGGCCTGAgcattttgatttattcgtaaAAGCTGCACAAATAATATCCagatacgatccagaaacagaaGAATATGGTGCGCCATCACTTGCCATGAATATCGTAAATTCATTAAAGCAATGCTGCGATATAGCAATAAATTTCGTACTGAAAAGAAACCCAATAATCGGAACGGTTCCAGCAGCTGAAGCGGAGGCTCAGTTGAAGACTATGATCCATTTATTCGAAACAAACTGGAGATATCAGATTTCCAGCCAAGCTGCGAATAATTTGAATCTGaataaatggaataaaattagtATCGTGCCATTGGCTAGTGATTTGAGGATAATGAAAGATTACCTAGCTCAAAGTGCCCAAAAATCATCCGCAAAAATTCAATTGATGGAAACTGACATATCAGCTTACAATGATTTGGTAGAAATAACATACTGCCAAGTACTTCTACTCAATCGTAAACGCCCTGGTGAACTTCAGAGAATGCAGCTTCATACATATTTAAACTGTGGTAATACGCAAGGACAATATGAAGagtttcaaaaaattatgtctccTTTAGAAAGTATTCTCTTGTCGAAAATGAAACGAGTAGTCACCAGGGGAAAAAGAGGTAGAGGAGTGCCAGTACTTTTCACTACCGATGTTCAAAAGAATCTTCAACTGCTCATTGATAAAAGACCGAATATGGTTCCTAAGGAAAACCCATTTTTGTTTGCTAAAGCCAAATGCAAATCTGAATTAAGTGGATATAAAGTTCTGAGTAAATATGCACATACATGTGGTGCCAAAAATCCAAAAGCCATCACTGCAACACGTCTAAGAAAACATTTGGCGACGCTGATGCAAATTTTCAATATGACAGAcggtgatattgagcaacttgcATCCTTCATGGGTCACACAACTGGAACGCATAGAGGTTCGTATCGTCTTCCCGATGATGTTTATCAAACGGCCAAACTGTCTAAGCTCCTTTTGCTTATGGAGAAAGGCGAGGCAAACCAATACAAGGGTAAAAGCCTCGAcgaaatagaaataaatatggaGGAAAACTTGTTGGACGGGCAGCACGATAACGAAGATGATAtggaagaaaatgaagaagaaggaGATGAAAGTATCATAGAGTCGATAAATACAGGTGAAAAAAAGGATGATAATGATATTAACGATTCTGTGGGCACAagtaataagaaaaaaaaagacagTGAGCAAGTTGTGCcgaaaaagaaaagaagaatACTGATTCCGTGgacagaaaaacagaagaaactAACGAGGGCTTTTTTTGCGAAACACATACGGAATTCAACACCACCAAAGAGACATGAATGCGAGGAACTTATAGAAGCAAATCCGGGAGTTTTCAGTAACAAAACTTGGctcaaaatgaaagtattcgtTCAAAAcgaatatacaaaaaaaaagactTAG